Below is a window of Entelurus aequoreus isolate RoL-2023_Sb linkage group LG07, RoL_Eaeq_v1.1, whole genome shotgun sequence DNA.
aacgtggcttcatagtaaaagagtgcgggtactagactggcctgcctgtagtccagacctgtctctcattgaaaatgtgtggcgcattatgaagcctaaaataccacaacggagacccccggactgttgaacaacttaagctgtacatcaagcaagaatgggaaagaattccacctgagaagcttaaaaaatgtgtctcctcagttcccaaacgtttactgagtgttgttaaaaggaaaggcaatgtaacacagtggtgaacatgccctttcccaactactttgacacgtgttgcagccatgaaattctaagttaattattatttgcaaaaaataaataatgtttatgagtttgaacatcaaatatcttgtctttgtagtgcattcaattgaatatgggttgaaaaggatttgcaaatcattgtattccgtttatatttacatctaacacaatttcccaactcatatggaaacggggtttgtattttgtgaaaagaatattagcacagagttgagaaggagcaaagatcttcaatatttgtatgtgaaaatcacaaagaaatcttctgggggaggatgacccctctacaggggtttggtttacaaactttcagccccacctaaaacaaaattcaccaaccgccactgattatgatgcattctcattttaggcaaaatataagacaatactttcttaacagtctaattgtaaccaggaataagtcttcaagtaacaatattcaaatactaacattgttgggtaaaacagaatttggttttattctgaatccagtgaaacagattggtggttttagctgatataaagactttcaggtgtttatatatgtttatgtttaagtatttggcagacgcttttatccaaagcgacatacataaaaatacatataaaacaatcactgtaaacattatcatttaagggaagaatgtaatacaaaatatcaatacaaagtgtcaagacagaataaactctctgctgctgcagcaacagagatacagtctataagatatatagatatctaatgtattgatacattgtttatgtaggatatacgcatgtatatataacctaatcatattgtttcttcaatttacaaatagctgactgtttttttcccctttctctgggattatattcccagttttgatctcggacgtctggtcacttatagcatataagaatattctattactgttaagcaaactatgaataataaaacacgccaaaacatgtgtcctttatcatagctacacgtatgacaaaaaagcgcgtgaaaatcagtggtatcagtgaggtaaaattaattaaatgcgctgacagttcattgctcctgccaaatgaattgcactgagtgaagcggatcaccactccaagatggcggccccgcgtctcgtcatgCGCCactaggcagtagcgctcgatgctgcgtacccttataagatgtctatggttatagcattagcagtgagtttacagcctcactgatttaactacacagcaaataagtcacgttacttggccaataaacgttagcttacattcaaaacttacccttctttgtgcatcttcaaatgtcgaacgaagttggaagttgttgcgtctccgtctgtaatattcgaactgcatgttttgcatacggcaattcgttttttgttgaccaagtcgtagtttttatacccgtacgaaaccaactttggcatatttttttctcactggcgcgtcgtttgacaattcttcttcgttggttttcctgcaatttgattggatgagtgctttgggacgaaaacaacgtagaactaatttgattggctattgtactgagagcacacacactgacacacacaacacgctgatagacagacaagtacaaaatgaaagatacggagcgcttctgaataactttttaatctttgggttttggagaAAGTaggaagtcatgtcaagtcaaaaggctcaaatccaagtgaagtcacaagtcattgacgttaaagtctaagtcaagttgcaagtctctttacattttgtcaagtcgagtctaaagtcatcaaattcatgactcgagtctgactcgagtccaagtcatgtgactcgagtccacacctctgccaaaTAGCGATTAGCGGCATATGCTATTAATCTGATTGAaaatattaatccatccatccatccattttactaccgcttgtcccttttggggtcacgggggttaatttaaattatataaGCAAGTGATttagtgtgattaatcacaattcattcaaaattaaaatgtttgattaatctgattcaaaatattaatccatccatccatccattttctaccgcttgtcccttttggggtcgcgggggttaaTTTTAATTATATAAGCAAGTGATttagtgtgattaatcacaattcatcAAAATTAAAATGTTTGATTGATCTGATTGAAAATATTATTCACTTAACAACActatttaaaacacaattttatacagGCTATATAAGTAGGGGGTCCCCGCTCTATCTCTTCATttgtttgggggtccttggcctggaaaacgttTAAGACCCCTGCACAGCACTTCTGTTGTaacaggtaaaataaaaaaattaaaataaaaattaaaacttttAAATGTTTATAAACTGTGCAATGTTTTGCTGCTCTGGACTATTTTtccgagtggaagacggggaaaAATGCGACAGATGCAGCTTTACACATAATGGCAAGAAAATAATATACGCGGTACATTATAAATAATATagcattttatatgtatatacagtaaaacAAAATGAGTGCGCCAACATTTTCTCTTCTTATCAGCAATAATGATCTAGGGCCCTAAATGTTGATGTGTACCACGTGCTGAGCCCTCAACAGTTTCATTGTCATAATCCAAAGTCCAAATTCTTGCAACAACATGCAGCAACTTCAATTGTAGAAAGGACAGAAAAGGACTGCTCAGCTAAAGGACTTACATATTTTGGCAAGGTAAAAAACTATGAAATTATTTTAGCAAGTAGAATAAACAATTGATCTTTGTACTTGGTACTCTGATCTCATTGGCATGTACTACTTTTTTAAAAAGCGGTATGGCTTAAAACACGCTGTTCATAGAACCCTTTGTAGAATACTGTCTTATGTATTGCTTTTGTTTGTAATGAATTAAGTTAAAGAATAAGTGAATAATGCCGTCATATATAAagatgaatatatgtgtatatattgcatgATTAGATTTCACGCAGTCTATGAAACATTGGAATAATACATGCTTTGTACTGTTTGTGTTTCCTCCCCATAGGTACTCACTGAGTATGTTTACTTCTCACCTGTACAAAGGCTGATCCGCAGTGGTCACACCATGGTAAAACGTGTCATAGTAGCCTATGCCCTGTGGGCAGGAGGTGGGCTTTTTGGCCTTCACCATTTTTATCTAGGAAGAGACAGCCATGCCCTGTTATGGATGCTAACACTGGGAGGGTTTGGCATTGGTTGGTTCCGAGAGATTACACGTATTCCTGTGTATGTTGGTGAAGCCAATCAACACACAGAGGAGGAGAGGAGAAGACCTTCAACAATGGTGCCTCCACCAGTAAACCTTGTTAGATTTGCTGGCCAGATGTGCGTTGGAATCTATTTCGGTACTGTGGCACTGATCGGACTGAGCTCCCTCAGTTTCTTCCACTTGATGGTCCTGCCTTTATGTGTGGGTGCCGGCGTGCATCTAGTGTCCACCGTTGGCCAACAGACATCTGATCTCTCAAAAACACTCACCGCTAGTCTGATAACGTCCCCAATATTCTATGGCAGCACTTTATCCCCACTTCCTATTAGCCTGGCAGCCAGTATCACAGCTGCACAAAATCGCAGGTACAAGCAACCCCAGGCACGAACACAGGAACTTGGTGAGATAAATGACAAACATTAATTGGCTGTCAGAAGAAGCATGCTACAGTTTTCCACTTTGATTCATAGCACTATCATCTTCTTTTTTAGGTCCAAGGCTTTATAGGCTGGGTCTTGCTTGGCTGGCCTTCTCTACTCCATTAGCGTATTGTGTTTTCCATAATACCACGGCCACGTTGTACTATCTGTCGGACTGTGTGGCAGCATTACTGGATATTTTCTGGTTTCTTCCTTGGCTCAGAAGTGTGGTGGAGTACATTTTCCTAATGCCGTATCGTATTCTGTGCGTCTTCACTGGAGGTGGGTACTATGAAGAGGCCTTGAAAAAGATGCTGGAAATATTGGTTGAAGACTACACTCAGCGTGAGAAAGAGGCCCTGAAAGTGAGTATATTGTTGTAGTATAAGCTCTTGCAATGCTTTGTGAGCTGTGGTTGCCATTTTTGAATGCAAAAGATTTTGTTTACATCACTGAGTAGGAAACAGTGCTGCGCAAGAGCGAGTAACAAAGTGGGCCGTACAAAAAAAAGCAAGGGATCGTACCGAGGCTAACTGGACCCTGTTCCAAAGGCTCGGTACCTTGACAAAATAAGTAAAATCTGTGAAAGTGACCTGAATGAGCACATCCACTGGACATGCGATTTAGATGACCTGCCGTGATCTTTCGAACCAGTCAGTTTTTATACCAGCAAATCATTTTGGAAGGCAAAGTCTGTAAAGGCTCATGGACAAACCAACTTTAGGTGATTGCAAGACCTGCAAATATTCCATCGGAAATAGAAGAGTATCGTAATTTTAGAGGTATGAATACAACATGCTTTGATCAAACACACACAGGCATTATCACTTTTAAAATACTTTGATAATAAGGTGCTTTTTCTCCGAAAgaaataatcatttattttttgggCTGACCCATCACTCCAAGTGAACACACAACatgtttttttcccaaaatacGATACGTtgtttgcagcccacagctagtTTGGCTAATGCTAGCAGCCAGCTAAATGCTACGTGTGAAACAGTTTGACATGCTTTGATTTAAACTCACTTGTTTGAAAACGCCATTACCAGACCGACATGTCGGGTGATGGAGCAAAAAGTGACGTTTTATTTtggaaatgagaaaaatctcaccACATCATTTTTTTTGTTCCTGAAGCAATCGTGTGAACAATTGTGGCAGTTAATAATGCAGCACATTTGCACCATGTTTTACATTTGtgaaagaaaagaaccaaacactaCAGCCCACGTAAACACACTTCGGATCCCACAATGCACTGTGTTTTTTCTATGCGGGATGTCGCCCTTTCAAGCCCGGAAGTATTATAGGATGTAGGG
It encodes the following:
- the LOC133653646 gene encoding dnaJ homolog subfamily C member 22-like, with protein sequence MVKRVIVAYALWAGGGLFGLHHFYLGRDSHALLWMLTLGGFGIGWFREITRIPVYVGEANQHTEEERRRPSTMVPPPVNLVRFAGQMCVGIYFGTVALIGLSSLSFFHLMVLPLCVGAGVHLVSTVGQQTSDLSKTLTASLITSPIFYGSTLSPLPISLAASITAAQNRRYKQPQARTQELGPRLYRLGLAWLAFSTPLAYCVFHNTTATLYYLSDCVAALLDIFWFLPWLRSVVEYIFLMPYRILCVFTGGGYYEEALKKMLEILVEDYTQREKEALKLLSLGSEASLEEITRGYRELAKVWHPDHNPSKDAEATFVKLHEAYKVLLRRHRPGRFK